The genome window GATCTGGTCCAGCCAGGGCCCTAGATGCAAGGTGGGAGCAGGGAAAGATGAGGTGCAATTGGTCAAGGATGAATTCCAGCCTCCTTGGGGGTCCTGGGATGCCACGGAGGGGCATCAGCAATGGGGTAAAATGAGGCTTGACAAAGACTCACTCCAGCTCTGGGCAGCAGGAGGACCATAAAGGCTGGGAGAAGCAGGGGCTCAGGAGAGGTGGCCAgtcagggcagggctgggactaGACCCTGAGCGTGGTTCACAGTCCAGGCTGATCCCCAGTGATTGAGAGTTGTGATCCAAGCATGGAGGAGTTCCTTCGCCTCACACGTGATAAAGCTGAGCTTTATCCTTTCAGTCCTCGGGCCAAGCATTTCTGCCCCAAGAACCCCCCAAACTGATCCCCACCCCCTTgcagggagggagcagaggagCCCAGTTGGGGAGTGAGACAGGCTCTCACTGTCTAAGATATGAGACTGAGATATGAACTTATATCTCAGCCTTTGAGGCTTTTGGAGTACCTCTGTATTCCCCTCCGTGAAGTGGGCAGATTGTGCTGAGCTCAGTCTCACCGGATGGACTGAGGGGAGCAGATGAGATGATGTGGAATAAAGGGCTGGCACTGATCTGATTCTAAACTTGGTGGCCTTGCCATGACCCACACCCTGCTCCTGGTTCCTGGAGCATCATCCTACCTCAGAGGAAGGGCTCAAGTGGCCACGGGAGGATGTGGACCACGGCACAGGCAGGGATGGGAGCGGGGAGCCCACAGGATCAGACTCGCTCGTGTTCTCTGCATGGCCCTGGTCTGTGGTCCCTGAGCCCTTTGAGGACCAGAGCTGGGGCTTCAACACTATATTGATTGGCTTCGTCCCTCAAGCACGGATGGCCACATGGCCATAGAAATGGGCAAAGCGCGTCCAGACCCTGCCCTCTATAGACTTCACAGCCCAGCAGAGGCCGTGGCCGGGGTCAGCCCCAGGCCAGGTGTAGACGAGGTACTTGGGACACGTGAGGTGATCCCCTGGaagtggaggggggtggggtgtcACGTTACACAGAAGCTGGTGTAGACATGACAGCTGAGTGACTGTCAGCTTTGGTATTCCAGGGTCACGGGAAGTGCTTTATTCAGGGTACATCCGGGTCAGGGTACATCCGGGTCTCTGTGCGGTGGGTGGGCGGGGCCAGCGGGAGCGTACTGCGCCCTGACGCACCCTCTCTTTTCCGGCTGCAGAGGCCTGCGCTTCATCCAGGTCTTCCTCCAGAGCATCTGCGACGGCGAGCGGGATGAGAACCACCCCAACCTCATCCGCGTCAACGCCACCAAGGCCTACGAGATGGCCCTCAAGAAGTACCACGGCTGGATTGTGCAGAAGATCTTCCAGGTGAGCCACCCCGCGGGCGCAGAGGGACCTCTGGTTGTGGGGTTCGCCCTCCGCCACACGCTCCGTCGCTGTGGCACCCCTGCCCCGTGTCCGTGTTTGCGCTGCCCACCCTGGGCTCAGGAGGGGCTCTCCCCCGTCTGTCTGGGATGAGACTGGTGTGATGAGAGGCCTTTGCTGCACGGTGGGCATTTTCCTAAGTGCTCTGTGGCAGCTCTGACGAGGGGCCCGATTGGGAGACCATGAGAAGAACCAGGACAGAGACGAGGCCCTCAGGTTGACGGTGGGCTGACCTCACTGGCCCCTTGGATTCAGCTGGGACCCTGGCACTGGAGgcgggtgggagaggggaggaagggccCCTGTGCCTACCCACGGGGGTGTCTGCTGAAGGGACATCTGCTCACGAGGCTCTTGGTGACTTGTGTTGTGATGGTGGCCACAGGCCTTCGGCACCAGCCCGGCTATGGGAGAATACCACCGGAGAGGCGTCGAGAGCCCACGGGTGCACTGCACACTGTTCTGGTCCCCCTTTCTCCTACAGCGCCCCCTGCCCGCCCATCCTCTCTGCGGAGAGAATGGGGCTCTGAGGGCGGGTCTCTGTCCCGCGTGGCACAGGTCATGGGCAGGCAGGGTCAGGCGTCAACTGAATCCAGGCAGGAAATATGGCACCTGTGGGCCGTCCGTCCGCCCTGGCAAGCACCCATCCCGGGCAGGGACTGCAAGAGCCCTGCCCCCCCGCCGCCCACAGGGCCTTGCCCCCTGTGAAGGCCTCACGACCACCGCCATAACTGGGTGCCCTAAATGCCTAGCTCAAGGCGGGCTGCCCGTGGAGGGTCACTTTCACGAGAGGCCCTGTCCTTGGCtccgtttcacagatgaggaaactgatgcccCGGCGTTAAGTATCTTGCTAGAGGTCACACAGTAAGAAATTCCTGAGCCAGGATTCCTGAGCTTAGTATCCTCATCTTGCAAATAGACATAAAATAGGCCCTGCCTCACAGGCTCATTGTGAAGAGTCTATGTATTATTCTGTATACAGTGCTTGGTGTGTTGAAGCTATttctattttgattcttttttttttttttttaattggaggataattactttacaatggtgtgttagtttctgctgtacaaggtgaatcagacatgaaagtgaaagttgctcagttgtgtccaactctttgccaccccaaggactatacagtccatggaattctccaggccagaatactggagtgggtagcctttcccttctccaggggaccctctcaacccagggaccgaacccaggtctctcgcattgcaggcggattctttaccagctgagccacaagggaagcccaagaatactggagtgggtagcctatcccttcgccaggggatcttcctgacccaggaactgaactgggatctcctgcattgcaggcggattctttatcaactgagctatcagggaagccaaatcagatataagtatacatatataccctcccttttaagcctccctcccttccacccccacccccccccccgccccgccccttctcAAACTTAGTAGTCTTAAGCCTTTTTATCCGGTTGCATTGTTTTCCTTCTAGTTCGGAAATGCTATGAATTTCTGGTTTTCTGGGCTTTTCAAGttgtcagggaagccctgaaatttaGGCAAGTGTCGCCCCCTGAAGGTCAAAAGAGGAACAGCACAGATCCGCCAtcctctccccgccccgcccTTCAGATAGTGGGTCTCAGGAGGAAGCTGTTCACCTCCAGAGCAGGGAACCCACCGGAGGGAAGAGGTCCATCCTTGcagagcacctactgtgtgcctggtgCTGTGCTCAGCACTTGGCACGACCTCCTTAATCCTGACAAGAGCAACCAGTTGGGCGGGTGCCATTGTtaccctattttacagatgaggaaactgaggctcagagaggctaagtaacttgctcaaggctCACCGCTAGTCGGCAGTAGAAGCTGGAATTTGAAGCCAGGTCTGTCTGTCCCCAAAGCTTCCTGCTGTCCCTCACCTGGTagaaagggacacacacacaaccccccaccaccaccacacttgGCCTTTCCTGTTCAATGCCATGAATAACACAGGCCTCATGCCCAGTGCAGACCTTGGGGGCATTCCCTCCCAGAACCTGACCGGTGGCTGGGCTTCCCCTCCTCTAACACTGTGCCACCCCCTGTCACCCATCTCAAGGCAGCGCTGTACGCGGCCCCCTATAAGTCCGACTTCCTCAAAGCGCTCTCCAAGGGCCAGAACGTGACGGAGGAGGAATGCCTGGAGAAGATCCGCCTCTTCCTGGTCAATTACACGGCCACCATCGACGTCATCTACGAGATGTACACCAGGATGAACGCCGAGCTCAACTACAAGGTGTAGGCCAGCTCCACAGCGGGTACTCTGGACGGCACAGCCTGGACCGCAGACCCCCTGCAGGGACAGGCAAACCCGAATCACTGTGAATCTGGCTGGCTAGCTGCCCCCTGCCCGTGGCGCGCCCCCAGAGCAGCCTTGAGTCAGGCCAGGGTCCACAGGGGGCCGGCCCTGGTCTTTTAAAAGTCACGTTTGGGCTCTGTCCTCCTGGAGCAATAAATAACTGTCACACTTTAGAATCTCCTTTAAATTTCATGACAGTACAGACTGACTTTATGCCTTCATTTCAGTGtggtaaaaatcaattaatatttcTAATAAATCAAGTCCTAGGGTTTTTTGGTCCCCTCCAACCCCCATTTGGAGCATGACTCTGGGGTAAGTGGTGTTAGATTCATCACTTTGAAAATAGGCACGTGTCTTTCTGAGGAGCTGGCTGAATGATGTTTTGAGTGTTTTAAGGACCATGAGGGGGTTTGATCTGAAATTATACAGGGCCCCtcttgtgggattttttttctttttaaagaaaactggtgTGTGTGCTCATGTGGTTTGCACAGCCGAGCCTCCGGCACTGTCATTAGAGCCCTCTCTTACTGTCTTTTGCCAGACAGTGTTTTTTATAGCTGAAACCAACCAGCAAGCCTTTGATGACCAAGGGGAGGCTTATTTTAAAGCTATCAGACACAAATAACCAACCGTAGATGATTGCATTTGCATTCTTCTGCATAATTACCTTCAGGGACAGCCTTTCCAACCTAAGCAACTACCTACCATGTGTATTCTTTTGAGGGGGAGAGGATGAACCCATGAACATGCCTTACTGCCTTAACTGTCCTTCCTGGCtcttaaaaaaattgtctttttaaagTGTCGGGATGACCAAAGCAACCCACAAAGAATTGATGTATGTTTAAAAACCCAGTGAGGAACAATTGGTGATTTTTATGCAGAAACTAAATAATCCTTAATAAATAAATCTCTATTTTGGAATCACATTGGTGTGCTGTTttgattcttgatttttttttttttcttgttctttctggATCAAAGGATACAACTGGGAACCAGCCAAGGACTTGCTTTTTAGTCTCTGGTTCCTATTTTCTGGTTTTGAAAAATTGAATTGGCTGCCACGTTGAGAAACTGATATGTCCccaaaaaatctttatttctagCTTCTTAGAGAAATCAAACTGCCTGGCTGAAAGTGAGAAGTGACTGCTCCCTTGGCTGGATGGGGCGATTGGGTAGATAGACTTTCACTTTGCCTCAGTCTCCACCAATCCCTGTTGCCTCCCCAACCCTGTAACCATTGGTTATTTGTACTTTATCATGGGCGGGTGCTTTTTCTGGTACTAGGGTTAAATGTGGGggaaaatattttacttcatttttgctCCTGCATAACACACAGTCTAGTGGGCAGGATGGACCAGTAAATCAGCAGAGGTAATATAGCGTGGTCGGTGCCCAGAGGGAGCCTGAGTCCACAGATTGGGGCTCACACTGAACCTCGATGGGAAAGTTGGGGTTGTGAGGATCCCAatagaggaggaagaggggacactCCAGTTCATAGGCAATGTCCTTTTGGCTTGACCCAGAGcaggctgtgtgtgtatgtgagacaTCGTGCCACTGAGGAATTTGAGCTTGACTCTGAAAACTGGAACATCTTCAGGGGTCTTCTGCACAATCAGTCGGATATCCAGTTTGGAAGGTTCCCTCTGATGTGGCCAAGGGTTAGAAGTCTGAACTAAGTTTTTTGCTGTCTCTGATTTCATGATGTTTCCTAACATTGCTGATAGGAAGAATGCCACTGATCTTTCTAAGCTCTAACTGCTTTTTAGGATTTTTCCCTTTGAATATAAAATTCTgccaacaaatttttaaaattctgtgtgtgtgtgtgtgtatatatatatatatatatatatatatatatattacaaagagctttttgggacttccctcgcagtccagtggttgagatctCACTGTctaatgcagggagtgcaggttcgatccctggttggggagctaagatccggCATACCTCATGgccgaaaaaccaaaacataaaacagaagcagtattgtaacagattttcaataaaggctttaagaatggtccacattaaaaaaaaaaaaaagtttttcctgcATGTTTCCAACATAATATAGTGACACCAGGAAGGCAGTTTCTCTGTGGAAGGTCAGAATTTTCCCAGGACAGCCTTCTTTATTCCTGGTACCTGCCTGGCCCCAGGAGCATTTTGGgattgtgaccccagagatgaagTCAGCAGTGCAACTATGCCTTCTCATGTCATCCTTGTCAGAGTGGGACTCACTTCTgcctggggcagggaggaaggaacaCACATTGAGCACCAGCTGTATACCAGGCCCTGCACAAGTACTTTGTATACATCATTTCACAAGTGCCCTGACGTGGGCATCAGAAGCTGCATTTATCAGATTAAGAGACTGAACACCCCAGGGATGGGGCAAGAGGATTCAGCCAGGGTGATCCTGCCAGGTCTGGGGGCACCTCGGGCTCTCATCAGACTCATCTCCCCCAAGTTGTGCCCGTTTGGATGCCAGCGGACAGAGTGAGCCCAAAAGTTTGATAGAGACtgactcttgggacttccctggtggtccagtggttaagactccaagcttccactgcagggggcaccatTTGCATCCCTGGTTGGGTAAGGTCTGCATgccgtgtggtgtggccaaagactctaaaaataaattatattaaaaaaaaaaaaaaaaaggactctttACTCGTTGCTGCATTTAGTTAAATCTCACTGAACTGTGattcaaattttctattataGACAAGGAACTGACGCTCACTTCTCCATAAAAagcctgtttccttttccatacgggggcggggggtggggtgggggggtcccgCCAGTACCCGTTCTCAGAGGTTGTGAGGCTTACATTAAATACTTgtagggaattcccaggtggtccagtggttaggactcccagcGCTCACTGTCCAGGGCCTCTGTTcagtttctggtcagggaaccgattccacaagctgcacagtgggGCCACACAAAAGtaaacgaatgaatgaataaataaatactatttgtAAAACAATTAGAAACTTATGAAATAAGCTGTCTTAGTGTTAAATTGCACGAATATTTTGGTGTGTGATGTGTATGGTAACGTGACCAAGTGTCGGAGTCTGGCTCTGTTAGTTATCAGCTgagtgaccttaggcaaatcGCTGCACCtctcggagcctcagtttccttgtcttgtACAATGGGGATACTAACAGTTCTTAGTTCACTGAGAATCAGTGAAACCGCCCAGGCAAGCGCTTGGCTGCTAATTGTCCAGTGTTGACCCATTGGTCATCCTCTACAGAAGCTTACGGGAAAACGGAGGACGATTCCATTTCCTGGGTTTATTTGGCTGATCAATGGGTTCCTTTGGTTCAGCGTCGCGGCTTTGGGCGCCCCACCGCCGCTGCGCCTGCGCGCCGACCTCCTGCAGGTCCCGCGGGTCCCGGTAGGTGGCGCTGTGAGCAGAGAGCCGCTTCCCCGGGAGCGGCGAGTCCCTCACGCCTGTCCGCACCTTCTAGAACTCCAGCCCGCACCCAAGGCGTGCCCCACTGACGTGTTCGGGGTGGCTTCCAAGGGCTACGTGAGGAGCCCTATTTGAACACTGTTGGAATAGTCTGAAGCCTCGTAAGCGGGTGCTTTGGGATTCTGACTGAACGTCAGCCGCTGGGTCAAGGGTATCTCCTAATACTTCTACTACTCGGATGAGGGcgactgctctgctgctgctgggtcAAAATATGTCTTATTacttccgctgctgctgctactactagtAATATAGCACCGCCTCtgtaccactgctgctgctgctgcgactACCACCGCCACCGCGACTATTAGCACTGCTCTGGCTTCTGCCGCCGCTCTCACTACTCCTATTAACGCTGcgctacactgctgctgctagtaGTACCACCCCCACCATCACCTCACAGTTTAGGGTTCACGTTCAGCTTCCATAACTGTAGCCCATGTAATCCTGGGAAGTCCAGTTCACCActcggagcctcagtttctgcatctgtaaaatgggacaggAACACCTCTCCCTTGCAGGATTATGTAAGGTGATGTGTGTGAAGTGCCTGCCACGGAAAGATGTTCAGTAAACagcatttattgatatttttatttattatgccTGCCAGGGCTTCCTGAGGGGCAGCGGGCCCCCTAATGCAGTTAAACCGTAGCGTGTTCACTTCGTCCTTGTTTTGAAAGATAACGCAGGGCACAGAGCGACGCATCAACAGGAACACCCCAGAAAAAGGCAGTGATTCCTTGCTCTGCCCTTATCGGCTGTGTGATCTGGACGAATGCCTtctcccctctgggcctcagtttccctctctgtAAAGTCAGGAGATTGGACAGTTCCACGTGCCCTCCTAGCTCTGCCCATCTACAGTGGACTGTCACTGTGACAGTCCCTGGTTTGTATTCATAATTCCAGGAAAATCTTTCCATCCACACGTGGGCACGTGGGTTTCTCCTTGTGACATCTAATGGGACCACGTGTGCAGAGTACTTAGCACAGCGCCTGGCACCTAGAAGGTGCTTGATAAAGGGCAGCTATGATGATGAACTCTTAATCAGCTCTCCATCTAGCCCCGAGAGGTGTCTGGAAGGCGAGTCGTTCAGCTTCTGTTtgctgagcacttactgtatgtGAGCCCCGAGTTAGATAAGCCTGCACCCTCCAAGGGGCTCATGGTCCAAGGCAAGCTATTtagatggggaggggtggggaacagGGAAAGCCTTTCTGAGGAGGTAACatttgagctgagatctgaagaggaagaaagagcagaCCATGAAAAGAAGCTGGCTACAGCTGGTcttttcactggaaaagaccctgatgctgggaaagactgagggcaggaggagaagcgggtgacagagggtgagatggttgtatggcatc of Bos indicus isolate NIAB-ARS_2022 breed Sahiwal x Tharparkar chromosome 17, NIAB-ARS_B.indTharparkar_mat_pri_1.0, whole genome shotgun sequence contains these proteins:
- the GLTP gene encoding glycolipid transfer protein isoform X1; amino-acid sequence: MALLAEHLLRPLPADKQIETGPFLEAVSHLPPFFDCLGSPVFTPIKADISGNITKIKAVYDTNPTKFRTLQNILEVEKEMYGAEWPKVGATLALMWLKRGLRFIQVFLQSICDGERDENHPNLIRVNATKAYEMALKKYHGWIVQKIFQAALYAAPYKSDFLKALSKGQNVTEEECLEKIRLFLVNYTATIDVIYEMYTRMNAELNYKV
- the GLTP gene encoding glycolipid transfer protein isoform X2 — encoded protein: MALLAEHLLRPLPADKQIETGPFLEAVSHLPPFFDCLGSPVFTPIKADISGNITKIKAVYDTNPTKFRTLQNILEVEKEMYGAEWPKVGATLALMWLKRGLRFIQVFLQSICDGERDENHPNLIRVNATKAYEMALKKYHGWIVQKIFQADSLPAEPQGKPKNTGVGSLSLRQGIFLTQELNWDLLHCRRILYQLSYQGSQIRYKYTYIPSLLSLPPFHPHPPPRPAPSQT